TTACCAATGAAGGCGTAATTTCTTGGTATGATTTTGCAATTGCAATTAAAGAAATTTCTGGTTCTGGGTGCAAAGTAAATGCCATCCCAACATCAGCATTTCCAACACCTGCAAAGCGCCCTCAGTATTCAGTTTTAGACAATACTAACTTGCAAAAAGATTATCATATTCAGCCAAGAAATTGGAAAGAGAGTTTACAAGAATGCATGAGCTATTTGCAGAGACTGTAGATGCTTTATAGGAGATTGTTTCGATGTGCGCATAATGACGAAAGTCTATTGTTGTTCTTATGAGATGGTTACGAACAAAAGCAATCTCCTAAAATAAATAGCTTTAGTACTTTGGAGAAACGCCCACATAATTTTGTGGCGTAATAGCTTTTAATTCTTTCTTAATTTCTGCTGAGACTTTGAGCGTGCCGATAAAACTATGAATGTCTTTTTTGGTAATTGCTGCCTTTCCGCGTGTTAATTCTTTCAAGGCTTCATACGGGTTTGGATAGTTTTCGCGGCGCAGAATTGTTTGTACTGCTTCTGCCACAACTGCCCAATTATTTTCTAAATCGTTGTTTAATTTAGTCTCATTTAATATTAATTTACCCAAACCTTTTTCGATTGATCTAAGTGCGATAATCGTGTGCGCAATAGGCGTTCCCAAATTACGTAAAACAGTGGAGTCGGTAAGGTCTCTTTGTAAACGACTAATAGGTAATTTTGCTGAAAGATGTTCTAATAAAGCATTTGCAAGACCTAAGTTCCCTTCGGCATTTTCAAAATCTATAGGGTTTACTTTATGTGGCATGGCTGAAGAGCCTACTTCATCTTTCTTAGTTTTTTGTTTAAAATAATCCATTGAAACATAGGTCCATATATCACGGCATAGGTCAATAAGAATATTGTTGATTCTTTTAATGGTATCAAAATGTGCAGCTAAGTTATCGTAATGCTCTATCTGTGTGGTAAACTGCATTCTTTGTAAACCTAATCTATTTTCGACAAATTCATTGCCAAATTTTACCCAGTCTTTTTTCGGAAAAGCGATCTGGTGCGCGTTGAAATTTCCGGTAGCACCACCAAATTTTGAAGCATAAGGGATGTAAGAAAATAAAGAAATTTGATTTTTTATTCTTTCTACGAAAACCATAATTTCTTTTCCTAAAACTGTTGGAGATGCGGGTTGCCCATGTGTTTTGGCTAACATGGAGATATGGCTCCATTCGCCGGCCATAGCTTGCAAATTATTTTGCAAATTAATAAGTGCAGGTAAATATTCATTCTCCATCGCGTGTTTCCAACTCAAAGGAATTGCTGTGTTGTTGATGTCTTGAGAGGTTAAACCAAAATGTATCCATTCTTTTACATCACCAATTTTTAAACCTTCTAATTTCTCTTTTAAAAAATATTCAACAGCTTTTACATCGTGGTTGGTAATGCTTTCAATTTCTTTTATATGCTGTGCATCTGCAATTGAAAAATCTTTGACAATTGCCAGAAGCGCTTTTTTGCTGGTAGCCGATAATTTGAAGAACTTTTTATCTGCTAAAAAGATAAAATATTCTACCTCAACATGTACTCGGTATTTTATCAATGCAAATTCTGAGAAATAATCGCTCAAATGAGCTACTTGTCTGCGATAGCGGCCATCGACAGGAGAGATGGCGGTAAGGTTGTTGACTTCCATTCAATTATGTTTTTACTAAGCTTTATGTTGCTTGTTTATCGTTATCTTTGCCCGCAAAAGTAGAACAATTTGGAGAAGATAAGAGTAGCCGCGGTAAGTTATTTGAACACAAAACCTTTATTATACGGTATCAAGCGTGACAAAACGCTGATGGAGCAGATGGATTTGATTGAAGATTATCCTGCCAAAATTGGGCAAATGTTGGTAGACGATGATGTGGATATGGGTTTAATTCCTGTGGCATATATTCCGCAAATGCGTGAATGGCATATTTATTCTGATTATTGTATTGGCTCTGTTGGCCCGGTAGAAACTGTTTGTTTGTTTAGCGATGTGCCTGTGGAGAAAATAGAAAAAGTATTGCTCGATTACCAGAGTTTTTCTTCAGTAAATCTTTGTAAAGTATTACTAAAAAATTATTGGGAAAAAGATGTAATATTTGAGAAAGCTTCAGAAAATTATATTAGTGAAATTGGCGGCACTACAGCGGGAGTAATTATTGGGGATCGGGTTTTTGAACAA
The Arachidicoccus soli DNA segment above includes these coding regions:
- the purB gene encoding adenylosuccinate lyase, which gives rise to MEVNNLTAISPVDGRYRRQVAHLSDYFSEFALIKYRVHVEVEYFIFLADKKFFKLSATSKKALLAIVKDFSIADAQHIKEIESITNHDVKAVEYFLKEKLEGLKIGDVKEWIHFGLTSQDINNTAIPLSWKHAMENEYLPALINLQNNLQAMAGEWSHISMLAKTHGQPASPTVLGKEIMVFVERIKNQISLFSYIPYASKFGGATGNFNAHQIAFPKKDWVKFGNEFVENRLGLQRMQFTTQIEHYDNLAAHFDTIKRINNILIDLCRDIWTYVSMDYFKQKTKKDEVGSSAMPHKVNPIDFENAEGNLGLANALLEHLSAKLPISRLQRDLTDSTVLRNLGTPIAHTIIALRSIEKGLGKLILNETKLNNDLENNWAVVAEAVQTILRRENYPNPYEALKELTRGKAAITKKDIHSFIGTLKVSAEIKKELKAITPQNYVGVSPKY
- a CDS encoding menaquinone biosynthetic enzyme MqnA/MqnD family protein, giving the protein MEKIRVAAVSYLNTKPLLYGIKRDKTLMEQMDLIEDYPAKIGQMLVDDDVDMGLIPVAYIPQMREWHIYSDYCIGSVGPVETVCLFSDVPVEKIEKVLLDYQSFSSVNLCKVLLKNYWEKDVIFEKASENYISEIGGTTAGVIIGDRVFEQKNSTNSKKYIYDLAEEWTNFTGLPFLMAAWIANKELPESFVERFNAANKVGLDDLDAVIDENPYPAYDLHQYFTRDISFNVDEKKLKAMDLFLKLMKEL